Sequence from the Lysobacter solisilvae genome:
CGCCGGCCTGGGCGGGACGGGTGGAACTGAGCGGACTGCCGTCCGCCGCGCAGCACGACCAGTTCATCGTCAAATATCGCCAGGGCAGCACGGCCCAGGCCGACGCGTCCCGCGTGCAGGGCGCGCTGGACCGGGTGACGGGGCAGGGCGCCGTGGGCGTGCCGGGCCTGCGCCACATCCGGCGGCTGTCGGTGGGCGCCGACGTCGTGCGCGTGGGGCGCAAGCTGGACGCCGCCGAGGCCGAGGCGCTGATGCGGCAGATCGCCGCCCAGCCGGACGTGGAATACGTCGAGGTCGACCGGCTGCTGCAGGCGGTGCTCACGCCCAACGACACCCGCTACAACGAACAGTGGCAGTACTTCGACGCCAACGGCGGCATCCGCGCCAACCAGGCCTGGGACAGCGCCACCGGCACCGGCGTGGTCGTGGCCGTGCTCGATACCGGCATGACCAGCCACAGCGACCTGGCCGCGAACGTGATCGCGGGCTACGACTTCGTCAGCGACGCCACCGCGGCGCGCGACGGCAATGGCCGCGATGCCAATCCCAACGACGAGGGCGACTGGTACAACGCCGGCGAATGCGGCCAGATCAGCGGCTCCAACTCGAGCTGGCACGGCACGCACGTGGCCGGCACCGTGGCGGCGGTGACCAACAACGCCAAGGGCGTGGCCGGCACCGCGTTCAACGCGAAGGTCTCGCCGGTGCGCGTGCTGGGCAAGTGCGGCGGCAGCATCTCCGACATCGCCGACGCCATCACCTGGGCTTCGGGCGGCACCGTCAGCGGCGTGCCCGCCAACGCCAATCCCGCCGAGGTGATCAACCTCAGCCTGGGCGGCGGCGGTTCGTGCAGCAGCACGATGCAGACCGCGATCAACGGCGCGGTCGGCCGCGGGACGACGCTGGCCATCGCGGCCGGCAACTCCAACGCCAACGTGTCCGGCTTCACACCCGCCAACTGCAACAACGTCGTCGCCGTGGGCTCGATCACCCAGAGCGGCGCGCGCTCGAGTTTCTCCAACTACGGCGCGCTGGTGGACATCGCCGGTCCCGGCTCCAGCATCCTGTCCACCCTCAACGCCGGCGCGCAGACCCAGGGCGCGGAGAGCTACGCCGTGTACAGCGGCACCTCCATGGCGACCCCGCACGTGGCCGGCGTGATGGCGCTGGTGCAGTCGATCGTCGCCACGCCCAAGACGCCGGCGGAACTGGAGACGCTGCTCAAGACCACCGCGCGCGCGTTCCCGTCCACGCCCTCGCAGCCGATCGGCAGCGGCATCGTCAACGCCAAGGCCGCGGTGGACGCCGCCGGCGGTGGCGGCGGCAACCTGCCGCCGACGGCCAACTTCAGCTTCACCACCTCGGGCCTGACGGCGAACTTCACCGACACCTCCGGCGACAGCGACGGCACCATCGTCTCGCGCAGCTGGAACTTCGGCGATGGCGGCACGTCGACGGCGACCAATCCCAGCCGGACCTACGCGGCGGCGGGCACCTACAGCGTCACACTGACCGTCACCGACGACGACGGCGCCACCAACGCGAAGACGTCGTCCGTCACCGTCAGCAGCGGCGGCGGCAACGTGCTCACCAACGGCGTGCCGGTCACCGGCATCGCCGGCGCCGCGGGCAGCCAGCAGTTCTGGACGCTGGCCGTGCCGGCCGGGGCCAGCAACCTGCGCTTCGTGACTTCCGGTGGCACGGGCGATGCCGACCTGTACGTGAAGTTCGGTTCCGCGCCCACCACCAGCAGCTACGACTGCCGTTCCTCGGGCAGCACCAATGCCGAGACCTGCAACATCGCCACCGCGCAGGCCGGGACCTACCACGTGCTGGTCAACGCCTATTCCGCGTTCTCGGGCATGAGCCTGACCGGCAGCTACACCACCGGCGGCGGACAGACCTACAGCAACGGCACCGACGTGGCGATCGGCGACAACACCACCGTGGAGAGCCCGATCACCGTCTCCGGGCGCAGCGGCAACGCACCGGCCAGCACGCCGGTGGCCATCGACATCCGCCACACCTACATCGGCGACCTCAAGGTCGACCTGGTGGCGCCCGACGGCTCGCTGTACAACCTGCACAACCGCACCGGCAGCAGCA
This genomic interval carries:
- a CDS encoding proprotein convertase P-domain-containing protein — translated: MTSGGTGDADLYVKFGSAPTTSSYDCRSSGSTNAETCNIATAQAGTYHVLVNAYSAFSGMSLTGSYTTGGGQTYSNGTDVAIGDNTTVESPITVSGRSGNAPASTPVAIDIRHTYIGDLKVDLVAPDGSLYNLHNRTGSSTDNIIKTVNLNLSSEPLNGTWRLRVNDNANLDTGYINSWSITF